In the Puntigrus tetrazona isolate hp1 chromosome 9, ASM1883169v1, whole genome shotgun sequence genome, one interval contains:
- the znf142 gene encoding LOW QUALITY PROTEIN: zinc finger protein 142 (The sequence of the model RefSeq protein was modified relative to this genomic sequence to represent the inferred CDS: deleted 2 bases in 1 codon), producing MDQQEPGCDAEQLTQMENNVADTAEASSQSKGTDMAVQPRSKKSVTKKSKASTKKGKTITTISKEKPLTKVGHVAEGTEHMFRTHICSECRRCFKTRSHLIEHMRIHFPDPSLQCPTCKHYFTSKSKLRIHMLRETGQKLYRCHLCEYGAVERNSLRRHLTSVHGHQEDDAPNGELFKCPTCHKTFGQSQALKSHMKSHNKTQNGQPLLCFHKGCSFQCTEKKQLQKHVLDAHQIEAVECRHHACGAFFGSLEDMEKHFRTHQAYHCPHCDFSCSNKSLFQQHKRQGHSGNQELNCSFCPFSTLNPVEFDQHVGHFHASEKTHHCSQCSFVTAHKRVLKRHMLMHTGEKPHKCTLCDFRCRDETYLSKHMLTHSNDKQHMCSECGYVTKWKHYLSVHMRKHAGDLRYKCNQCPYRCHRIDQLNSHKLRHQEKSLICEVCAYSCKRKTELRSHMQLKHSTNADAQPPVYQCKFCPYTTKYRQALHSHENCRHTRTRMFRCALCLYTTFSNTSLFLHKKKSHGYVPGDVGWLEKYAEKEKEQSSADLTHNFFSKNTSNSEYREETVNTKESNRTVDDSIDMSVNDHENEAIAATIGGPEVISTQTLVQPSLDIKSAREKASNLSDGHPTDEEQCGSPLFASQTSQSSTQMVLAETVNIHDTPFDFESHTLHTVHQNFPQPSADDNDDDDNAVYCEDQSDSEDLPLVTETERSMESLHQEKCVEASASETRLQVMRKQDKDQAEALVLEGRVQMLVVQTLGNMYQCSRCSYVTRKQAALIRHCKSSCQVMKAGLRCQDCGMQFKQQRSLNTHFRKCQSLQRRRKKFDLASNVGTSGSCVVSSGSDASIHVQSASLKSGSLTMHPEPVKVSDSIDSRVQGSAEPEGPLFPTITAVENETESLTSRTKEGHSTVKNRNKLAEEELVNVEISHTEDDGRYTCRKCLFSSVRKVTIDRHCATCSGSTHKVHLAETGEQFEQEDNPIDSDHDQEDNGANDSERDSAEEDRPQDPKPRFSCPKCPFFCHQKRALTSHQIKGCLKPGEIQCPQCSFVAKSEKSLSHHMLAHKKDKKVTRGKMSRNLQCNLCSFTCKQERCLTQHVAVKHEGVRPHQCRFCSFSTIRRYRLEAHESMHTGVGRHSCELCGQTFGTTSRLRLHHQRIHDKQATHFCSLCDYRAYNLNDINRHNLSCHSGDLSYHCSQCNARFCSEVALRQHSNRAHPDANSLSCTQCSFTCSCQAALKAHMQQEHSEIKAKKTQNGTDKQSKISITHQCLVCSFSTHKKLLLVEHMLDEHEDGPAEEKTLKCDVCGFSCTHQVVFDQHVRSHGGTCLFKCTECEFSTRNKQKITWHIRIHTGEKPYRCEKCSYACADPSRLKYHMRIHMEERKYLCPECGYKCKWVNQLKYHMTKHTGAKPYACEDCEYCTNRADALRIHRETRHRDVRSFICEKCGKAFKTRFLLKTHQRKHSEERPYVCSICQRAFRWPAGLRHHYLSHTNQLPFYCLHCTYRAKQKFQVVKHIQRHHPDLPVQDGVGKDQEASSMGTQNTWIREEEVRQENAGDM from the exons ATGGACCAACAAGAGCCTGGATGTGATGCAGAACAACTCACgcaaatggaaaataatgtaGCAGATACAGCAGAAg CATCGTCTCAGTCGAAGGGGACAGATATGGCTGTGCAACCTAGAAGCAAGaaaagtgtaaccaaaaaatCGAAAGCATcaacaaaaaagggaaaaacgATTACAACTATTAGCAAAGAAAAGCCTTTAACTAAAG TGGGACATGTTGCAGAGGGCACCGAACACATGTTTCGCACCCACATCTGCTCTGAATGCAGACGCTGCTTCAAGACACGCTCACATTTGATTGAACACATGCGTATTCATTTTCCTGACCCCAGTCTCCAGTGTCCAACCTGCAAACACTACTTCACCAGCAAGAGTAAGCTACGCATCCACATGTTAAGAGAGACGGGACAGAAACTGTACCGCTGTCATCTATGTGAGTATGGAGCTGTGGAACGCAACTCTCTTCGACGACACCTTACCAGCGTGCATGGGCATCAAGAAGACGATGCTCCCAATGGAGAGCTGTTTAAGTGTCCAACTTGCCATAAGACTTTCGGTCAGAGTCAGGCATTGAAGAGCCATATGAAGTCTCACAATAAGACGCAAAACGGACAGCCGTTGCTTTGCTTCCATAAAGGCTGCTCATTTCAGTGTACAGAAAAGAAGCAGCTTCAAAAGCATGTGTTAGATGCTCACCAAATTGAGGCCGTCGAGTGCCGTCATCATGCTTGCGGCGCCTTCTTCGGGAGCCTAGAAGACATGGAGAAACATTTCCGCACACATCAGGCTTATCACTGCCCCCATTGCGACTTCTCATGCTCAAATAAGAGCCTGTTTCAGCAGCACAAAAGACAAGGACATTCAGGGAATCAAGAACTGAACTGTAGCTTCTGCCCTTTCTCAACCCTCAACCCTGTAGAGTTTGATCAACATGTTGGTCACTTTCATGCCAGTGAGAAAACACACCACTGCTCGCAGTGTAGCTTTGTAACAGCTCACAAACGAGTCCTGAAAAGGCACATGCTGATGCATACTG GTGAAAAGCCCCACAAATGTACACTATGTGACTTTAGATGTCGGGATGAGACATACCTTTCAAAGCACATGCTTACACACTCTAATGACAAACAGCACATGTGCTCAGAATGCGGATATGTTACAAAATGGAAGCACTACCTGAGTGTACACATGCGTAAACACGCAGGAGATCTAAG gTACAAATGTAATCAGTGTCCATATCGCTGCCATCGCATCGACCAGCTGAACAGCCATAAACTCCGTCACCAGGAAAAATCCTTAATCTGTGAGGTGTGTGCATACTCCTGCAAGAGAAAGACTGAACTGCGCAGCCATATGCAGCTCAAGCACTCCACAAATGCAGATGCACAACCTCCTGTTTACCAGTGCAAGTTTTGCCCTTACACAACAAAGTACCGGCAAGCCCTGCATAGCCACGAGAACTGCAGGCACACCAGAACACGCATGTTCCGCTGCGCGCTCTGCCTCTACACCACATTTAGCAACACCAGCCTGTTCCTGCACAAAAAGAAATCCCATGGATATGTGCCTGGAGATGTGGGATGGCTTGAGAAAtatgcagagaaagaaaaagagcaaagctCTGCGGATTTGACGcacaactttttttcaaaaaacacttcaaatTCAGAATATAGAGAAGAAACGGTTAATACAAAGGAGTCTAATAGGACTGTAGATGATTCAATAGACATGTCTGTAAACGATCATGAGAATGAAGCAATAGCAGCCACTATAGGAGGACCTGAGGTAATTAGTACACAAACTTTAGTACAGCCTAGTCTTGATATCAAGTCTGCAAGAGAAAAGGCAAGTAATCTTTCTGATGGGCATCCAACTGATGAAGAACAGTGTGGCTCCCCACTTTTTGCTTCCCAAACCAGTCAGAGTAGCACACAAATGGTACTTGCAGAGACAGTAAATATACATGACACCCCATTTGATTTTGAATCGCACACACTGCATACGGTCCACCAGAACTTTCCACAACCATCAGCTGacgataatgatgatgatgataatgcaGTTTACTGTGAAGATCAAAGTGACTCTGAAGACCTGCCACTGGTGACAGAAACCGAAAGGAGCATGGAGAGTCTCCACCAGGAGAAATGTGTAGAGGCCTCAGCTTCTGAGACTCGCTTGCAAGTCATGAGAAAACAGGATAAAGACCAGGCTGAAGCACTTGTCTTAGAGGGCAGGGTGCAGATGCTTGTTGTCCAGACACTGGGCAATATGTATCAGTGTAGCCGCTGCTCCTATGTGACCAGAAAGCAGGCAGCATTAATCCGGCACTGCAAGTCATCCTGCCAGGTCATGAAGGCAGGGCTACGCTGCCAGGACTGTGGCATGCAGTTTAAACAGCAGCGCTCTTTGAACACCCACTTCCGGAAGTGCCAGTCACTGCAGAGGCGCAGAAAGAAGTTTGATCTTGCTAGCAATGTTGGTACATCAGGGAGTTGTGTTGTTAGTTCAGGGAGTGATGCATCTATACATGTACAGAGTGCGAGCCTTAAATCAGGATCCCTCACAATGCATCCTGAACCTGTTAAAGTCAGTGATTCTATAGATTCAAGAGTACAAGGTTCAGCTGAACCCGAAGGCCCACTTTTCCCTACCATAACTGCTGTAGAAAATGAGACTGAATCACTGACGAGCAGAACCAAAGAAGGACATTCAACTgtcaaaaatagaaacaaactaGCAGAAGAGGAGTTGGTAAATGTTGAGATCTCTCATACTGAAGATGATGGTAGGTATACTTGCagaaaatgtcttttctcaTCTGTTAGGAAAGTCACAATAGATCGCCATTGTGCAACATGCAGTGGAAGCACCCATAAGGTACATCTGGCTGAAACAGGAGAGCAGTTTGAGCAAGAGGATAATCCTATTGACTCAGATCATGATCAGGAGGACAATGGGGCAAATGACTCAGAAAGAGATTCGGCAGAAGAAGACAGACCTCAAGACCCCAAACCTCGATTCTCATGTCCTAAATGTCCTTTTTTCTGCCACCAAAAAAGAGCTCTAACAAGCCATCAGATAAAGGGCTGTTTAAAACCAGGTGAAATACAGTGTCCACAGTGTTCATTTGTTGCCAAATCAGAAAAATCTCTCAGCCATCATATGCTAGCTCACAAAAAAGACAAGAAGGTTACTAGAGGTAAAATGTCCAGAAACCTGCAGTGCAATCTTTGCTCCTTCACTTGCAAGCAAGAGCGTTGTCTGACACAGCATGTTGCTGTGAAGCACGAAGGAGTTCGTCCTCACCAGTGTCGCTTCTGTTCATTTAGCACAATCCGTCGGTACCGCTTGGAGGCCCATGAGTCTATGCACACAGGTGTTGGGAGGCATAGTTGTGAACTCTGTGGCCAAACTTTCGGGACCACATCAAGACTACGATTGCACCATCAACGTATTCATGACAAACAGGCAACACACTTCTGTTCACTTTGTGACTACAGAGCTTATAACCTCAATGACATCAACAGACACAACTTGAGCTGCCACTCTGGTGATCTTAGCTACCATTGTAGCCAATGCAATGCACGTTTCTGCTCTGAAGTTGCCTTGAGGCAGCACTCCAACCGAGCGCATCCAGATGCGAACAGCTTGTCTTGCACCCAGTGTAGCTTCACCTGCAGCTGCCAAGCTGCACTCAAAGCGCATATGCAGCAGGAACATTCAGAAATCAAGgcgaaaaaaacccaaaatggtACAGACAAACAAAGTAAGATATCCATTACCCATCAATGCTTGGTTTGTTCCTTCAGCACCCATAAAAAACTCCTGCTGGTCGAGCACATGTTGGATGAGCATGAAGATGGACCAGCAGAGGAGAAAACTCTGAAGTGTGATGTCTGTGGTTTCTCTTGCACCCACCAAGTGGTGTTTGACCAACATGTGCGGTCACATGGAGGAACCTGCCTCTTTAAGTGCACTGAGTGTGAGTTTTCCACCAGGAATAAACAGAAGATCACTTGGCATATTCGCATCCATACAGGAGAGAAACCTTACCGTTGTGAGAAGTGCAGTTATGCATGTGCTGATCCATCAAGACTGAAG tatcatatGAGGATTCATATGGAGGAACGAAAGTATCTCTGCCCAGAATGTGGCTACAAATGCAAATGGGTCAACCAGCTGAAGTATCACATGACAAAACATACAG GCGCTAAACCGTATGCGTGTGAGGACTGTGAGTACTGCACCAACCGTGCCGAC GCACTGCGCATCCACCGGGAGACACGCCACAGAGACGTGCGTTCCTTTATATGTGAGAAATGTGGAAAGGCTTTCAAGACGCGCTTCCTTCTCAAAACGCACCAGAGAAAGCATAGTGAAGAGCGACCTTATGTGTGCTCCATATGCCAAAGGGCATTTCGCTGGCCTGCGGGCCTCCGCCATCATTACCTGTCCCACACCAACCAGCTGCCATTTTATTGCCTCCACTGTACATATCGAGCCAAACAGAAATTTCAGGTTGTGAAGCACATTCAGAGACATCACCCAGACTTGCCTGTACAAGATGGTGTGGGTAAAGACCAAGAGGCCTCTAGTATGGGTACACAAAATACCTGGATTAGGGAAGAAGAAGTAAGACAAGAAAATGCAGGGGACATGTAG
- the LOC122351848 gene encoding LOW QUALITY PROTEIN: sterol 26-hydroxylase, mitochondrial-like (The sequence of the model RefSeq protein was modified relative to this genomic sequence to represent the inferred CDS: inserted 1 base in 1 codon) — protein sequence MAVRLAVSSAERRIRFGFLRPMTVATDIRRGAVGNAAASVTVQDSHEKLKTVADLPEIKTFRMMYRLIFKRYLNRLHELQLYEKQLYGPLYKVNAGNFQAISVNSVDLLEEILRKDEKFPCRGDMTLWTEYRDMRGIGYGPFTEEGEKWYKLRTVLNKRMLHPKDSVQYGDVVNAVVTDFIERIYYLREMSPTGDLVSNLTNELYRFSLEGISSILFETRIGCLEKEIPAETQDFINSIAQMFTYSMPVVFLPNWTRNYLPFWQWYINGWEGIFKFARKMIDIKMEAIQKRVDANQEVAGEYLTYLLSNVKMSSKDVYGSISELLLAGVDTTSNTMLWALYLLSRDPEAQEALYQDVTRVLTSDRIPTAQEVNSMPYLKAVVKEALRMYPVVPMNSRLIAENDVVIGGHFFPKKTTFTLCHYAISHDEKXFPEPQKFKPDRWLRDGRTRPNPFGSIPFGFGVRGCVGRRIAELELYLALARLIKLFEIRPDPAVGEVRSLNRTVLVPDRQVNLHFVERQKTSSEP from the exons ATGGCTGTTCGTCTTGCAGTGAGTTCTGCAGAAAGAAGGATCAGATTCGGTTTTCTGAGGCCCATGACAGTGGCCACGGACATCAGGAGAGGGGCAGTAGGTAATGCTGCTGCTTCTGTCACTGTCCAGGACAGCCACGAGAAGCTTAAGACTGTAGCTGACCTCCCAGAGATCAAAACCTTTAGGATGATGTACAGACTGATCTTTAAACGATACCTGAATCGTTTGCATGAGCTGCAG TTATATGAAAAACAGCTTTATGGCCCTTTGTACAAAGTGAATGCTGGAAACTTCCAAGCCATTTCAGTAAACAGTGTGGACTTACTGGAGGAAATCCTTAGAAAAGATGAGAAGTTTCCTTGCAGAGGAGACATGACTTTGTGGACAGAGTACCGTGACATGAGAGGCATTGGTTACGGCCCTTTCACAGA agaaggagagaaatggTACAAACTACGGACAGTGCTGAACAAACGCATGCTGCACCCAAAGGACTCTGTTCAGTATGGAGATGTGGTCAATGCAGTGGTCACAGACTTCATCGAACGCATTTATTATCTGCGGGAGATGAGCCCCACTGGTGATCTGGTCTCCAACTTGACCAATGAGCTTTATCGTTTTTCCCTTGAAG GTATCTCATCCATTCTGTTTGAGACACGCATTGGCTGCCTGGAGAAAGAAATTCCGGCCGAGACGCAAGATTTTATTAATTCTATTGCACAGATGTTCACCTACAGCATGCCTGTGGTGTTCCTGCCAAACTGGACTCGAAATTACTTGCCATTTTGGCAGTGGTACATTAATGGCTGGGAGGGCATATTCAAATTTG CCAGAAAAATGATAGACATAAAGATGGAGGCCATACAGAAGCGTGTGGATGCAAATCAGGAGGTTGCTGGGGAGTATCTCACTTACCTGCTTTCCAATGTCAAGATGAGCAGTAAAGATGTGTATGGAAGTATTTCTGAGCTGCTTTTGGCTGGAGTGGACACA ACCTCCAATACTATGCTGTGGGCGCTTTATCTTCTCTCAAGAGATCCAGAAGCTCAGGAGGCTCTGTATCAGGACGTAACCAGAGTCTTAACTAGTGACAGAATCCCAACAGCGCAGGAAGTGAACAGCATGCCTTACCTCAAAGCCGTCGTCAAGGAAGCGCTAAG GATGTACCCCGTAGTGCCCATGAATTCTCGTCTTATTGCAGAAAATGATGTTGTCATTGGAGGACACTTTTTTCCTAAAAAG acaaCATTCACTCTGTGCCACTATGCAATCAGCCATGATGAAA TCTTCCCAGAGCCACAAAAGTTCAAACCTGACCGCTGGCTCAGAGATGGCAGAACAAGACCCAACCCATTTGGGTCAATTCCATTTGGCTTTGGAGTCAGAGGCTGTGTTGGACGCCGCATTGCTGAACTAGAGCTGTATCTGGCTTTGGCAAGG CTAATCAAGCTGTTTGAAATCCGACCGGACCCAGCTGTAGGTGAGGTTAGGTCACTCAATCGCACAGTGCTTGTGCCAGACAGACAGGTGAACCTTCACTTTGTGGAGAGACAGAAGACATCTTCTGAACCATAG
- the LOC122351849 gene encoding mitochondrial chaperone BCS1, whose product MTLSDFLGALKDNPYFGAGFGLVGVGTALAVARKGAQVGMIFFRRHYMITLEVPSRDKSYHWLLSWITKHAKHTQHLSVETSYMQHESGRVHTQFDFHPSPGNHIIWYGRKWIRVERTREKQMVDLHTGTPWESVTFTALGRDRQLFFNILQEARELALKQEEGRTVMYTALGAEWRPFGFPRRRRPLSSVVLENGVAERIVDDVKEFIGNPKWYTDRGIPYRRGYLLYGPPGCGKSSFITALAGELGYSICLMSLSDRSLSDDRLNHLLSVAPQQSIILLEDVDAAFVSRELLPTENPLAYQGMGRLTFSGLLNALDGVASSEARIVFMTTNFIERLDAALVRPGRVDMKQYVGCCSHWQLTQMFRRFYPQESAAEAERFAEQALVAHTELSAAQVQGHFMLYKTDPAGSIKNISEMKV is encoded by the exons ATGACCCTGTCAGATTTTCTGGGAGCCCTAAAGGACAACCCTTACTTTGGGGCAGGATTTGGATTAGTTGGTGTTGGCACAGCACTTGCAGTTGCCAGAAAAGGTGCACAGGTCGGCATGATCTTCTTCAGAAGACATTACATGATCACGCTGGAGGTCCCAAGCAGAGATAAAAGTTACCACTGGCTCTTAAGCTGGATCACTAAACATGCCAAACACACCCAGCATCTGAGTGTAGAGACCTCGTACATGCAGCATGAGAGTGGACGAGTCCATACACAGTTCGACTTCCATCCGAGTCCAGGGAACCACATCATTTG GTATGGCAGGAAGTGGATCAGAGTGGAGAGGACCAGAGAGAAGCAGATGGTGGACTTGCACACTGGAACGCCCTGGGAGTCCGTCACCTTCACTGCTCTGGGCAGAGACCGGCAGTTATTCTTCAACATACTTCAAGAAG CACGTGAACTTGCTTTAAAGCAGGAAGAGGGCCGTACTGTGATGTACACCGCACTCGGAGCAGAGTGGAGGCCGTTCGGGTTTCCTAGGCGAAGACGACCTCTGTCTTCAGTAGTGTTGGAGAATGGTGTGGCGGAGAGGATAGTGGATGATGTGAAGGAGTTCATTGGCAATCCTAAGTGGTACACTGACAGAG GCATTCCATATAGGAGAGGATATCTGCTGTATGGACCCCCGGGCTGTGGAAAAAGCAGCTTCAT AACTGCATTAGCAGGCGAGCTGGGATACAGCATCTGCCTGATGAGTCTCAGCGACCGCAGCCTGTCTGACGATCGCCTCAACCACCTGCTGAGCGTGGCTCCACAGCAAAGCATCATCCTGCTCGAGGATGTGGATGCAGCCTTCGTCAGCCGAGAGCTGCTGCCTACGGAGA ATCCACTGGCCTATCAGGGCATGGGTAGACTTACTTTCAGTGGACTTCTGAATGCTCTGGATGGAGTGGCATCTTCAGAGGCCCGAATTGTGTTCATGACAACTAATTTCATTGAGAG ACTTGATGCGGCACTTGTCCGCCCTGGCCGTGTTGATATGAAGCAGTATGTGGGCTGCTGCTCTCACTGGCAGCTGACTCAGATGTTCCGGAGGTTTTACCCTCAGGAGTCCGCAGCTGAGGCAGAGCGGTTTGCAGAGCAAGCGCTGGTAGCACACACAGAGCTCAGCGCCGCTCAGGTGCAAGGACACTTCATGCTCTACAAGACAGACCCTGCTGGCTccatcaaaaacatttcagagaTGAAGGTGTGA